TGGCGCGAAAAAGGGCGGCCATGCCGCCCTTGCGCTTGGATCAGGGATAGAACCAGTACAGGCTGTATCCCATCGCGTGCACCTTGCCGGCATCCAGCCGCATGGTGACCTTGACCTCGCTATTGGCGTTGAAGCGTCCCAGCTTCAGGTCATCCGGCTTCAGGTATTCCTTGGGCGCGAACACCTTGCGGATCAGCACTTGGTCGTCGCCGTCCTTCAGCGTGACCTCCAGCATGGGATAGGCCTGAGGATACTGAGCGTGGTTCTTCAGCGTCGCCGACAGCTGGATCAGGTTGGGGTAGTCGGGCACGAAGGCCAGCTCCGACCACTCGGTGCGGATGCGCGCGATGTCGGTGGGCCAGGGCACTTCGCAGCCGAGCGCCGCGCACAAATTCTCCAGCGCCGGCCTGGATTCCGGCACTTCCGCCGCGATGCGGGTTCGATTGATATACACCAGCTGCGCGGCCAGGAACAGCAGGCCGAGCACGGCCAGCGTTGCCAACAGGCCATTGAGCCAGGGGCCGGCTGGCTTGTGGCTGCGGGCCTCTTCTTCTTCCTCGGCGTCGGCGTCGGTGAACAGCGGCTCGGGCTCCGGGCGGGCTGGCGGCTCCTGGGCCGGGGCGTCGGCCCGCCTGCGGCTGCCGAAGACTTCCGGTTCGGGCGCAGGCGCGGCGGCCGGAGGCGGTTCGTCGAACGGGTTGCCTATCGGCGTGGAAACGTGGCGGTTCTGCATCGCCTCGGACAGCGCGCGCTGGAAAGCCTCCACGTCCTGCTGCAGCGGTTCGGGCGCGATGTCGCGGGGGGCGGTCGAAAGGGGCGGCTCGATGGCCGGCTCCGGCAGGATCTGAACGTCGTCCGGCTGGGCCTGCGGATCGAAATCCGGCACTTCCAATTCGAAATCGTCGACCGGATCGCGCGAGGAGGGCGGCGCTTCGAAGACGGGCGCCGGCGCGGGAGCGGGTTCCGAACGGACGACGACGAAATGATCGGGCGCCTTGAATACGTGAGAACAGCGCCCGCAGCGCACCAGTCCATCGGCGGCTGCTAACTGGCTGTCATTGACCTTGAAGCGGGTCTGGCAGTTGGGGCACTGTGTCGTGTATGTCATACGGCGGCGCGTCGGGTTCCTGTCAGTCTAGTCCATCCTTCGTCGAACACCGGCGGGTCCATTTCGAACCACTGGCTGTAAATGGCGGACAATTCGTCGGCCTGTTCGGCGAGGATGCCGGAGAGGACGATTCTACCACCGCTTTTCACATGGCTTGCCAGCAGGTCGCCCAGCATGCGCAGCGGATTGGCCAGGATATTGGCCAGCACCACGTCGTATTGGGCGGTCGGATTGGCGTCCGGCAGGAAGAAATCGGCCTGCACGCCGTTTTGCTCGGCATTGTCCTTGCTCGCGCGCACGGCTTGCGGGTCGATGTCGATGCCCACGGCGGAGGCCGCGCCCAGCTTCAGCGCGGCGATGGCCAGAATGCCGGAGCCGCAGCCGTAGTCGAGCACGCTTTCATCTCCGCGCAGCTGCTTGTCCAGCCACTGCAGGCACAGCCGCGTGGTGGGGTGGCTGCCGGTGCCGAAGGCGAGGCCGGGGTCCAGCTGCAGGTTGACTGCGTCCGGCGCCGGCGCTTCGTGCCAGGTGGGGGTGATCCACAGCCGGTCGGAGATGCGGATGGGTTCGAACTGCGATTGCGTCAGCCGCACCCAGTCTTGCTCTTCGACGCGCTCGACGCTGTAGGTGGGCATCGCCAGCTGGCAGGCGTTGGCGGCGGCGGCGATCAACAGCGCCGGATCGGCGCTCTCGTCGAACAGGGTGATGATGCGGCTCTGGCTCCACAGCTGGTCTACCGGTTCGCCGGGCTCGCCGAAGATCGGTTGTTCCTTGTCGGTGCCGGCCCAGGCGTCCTCAATCGCGGTGGACAGCGCGCCGGCGTCCATCAGGGCGTCGGCCAGCCGTTCGGCGACGGCGGAGTCGGAATCAATGGTGGCTTGCAACCAGGCCATCAGTGCTCCCCCTTTTTCTTCTCGGACAGGCGGTGCTCCAGATAGTGGATGCTGGTGCCGCCGCGCTGGAAGGCCGCGTCCAGGAACAGCTCCTGGTGCAGCGGAATATTGGTCTTGATGCCGGAGATCGCCATTTCCGACAGCGCCACGCGCATGCGCGCCATCGCCTGCTCGCGGGTGTCGCCGTAGGCGATCAGCTTGCCTACCATCGAGTCGTAGTGCGAGGGCACGGTATAGCCTTGGTAAATGTGCGAGTCGATGCGGATGCCGGGACCGCCAGCCGGGTGGTAGCTCTCGATCTTGCCCGGGGACGGCACGAAGGTGAACGGGTCCTCGGCATTGATGCGGCATTCCATCGCGTGGCCGGCGAGCACGATGTCTTTTTGCTTATAGCGCAGTTTCTCGCCGGCGGCGATGCGGATCTGCTCCTGCACGATGTCGATGCCGGTGATCATTTCCGTCACCGGGTGCTCCACCTGCACGCGGGTGTTCATCTCGATGAAGTAGAACTCGCCGTTTTCGTAGAGGAATTCGAAGGTGCCGGCGCCGCGGTAGCCGATGCGGCGGCAGGCTTCGGCGCAGGCCTCGCCTATCTTCTGGCGTTGCTTGTCGGTGATGCCCGGCGCCGGCGCCTCCTCGATGATTTTCTGGTGGCGGCGCTGCATCGAGCAGTCGCGCTCGCCCAGATAGATGGCGTTGCCGTACTCGTCGGCCAGAATCTGGATTTCGATGTGGCGCGGCAGCTCCAGGAATTTTTCCATGTAGACGGTGGGATTGCCGAACGCCGCGCCGGCCTCGGTGCGGGTCATCTGCACCGAATTGATGAGCGCGCCTTCGGTATGCACCACTCGCATGCCGCGCCCGCCGCCGCCGCCGGCCGCCTTGATGATGACCGGGAAGCCGATCTTCTTGGCGATCTTGACGATTTCCGCCGGATCGTCCGGCAACGCGCCGTCGGAGCCGGGCACGCAGGGCACGCCGGCTTCGATCATGGCGTGCTTGGCCGACACCTTGTCTCCCATCGTGCGGATGGTGTCCGGGCGGGGGCCGATGAAGACGAAGCCGGACTGCTCGACGCGCTCGGCGAAGTCGGCGTTTTCCGACAGGAAGCCGTAGCCGGGGTGGATGGCCTGGGCGTCGGTGACCTCGGCGGCGGCGATCAGCGCCGGCACGTTGAGGTAGCTCTTGGCCGACGGCGCGGGACCGATGCAGACCGATTCGTCGGCCAGCTTCACGTATTTGGCTTCGCGGTCGGCCTCGGAGTGCACGACCACGGTTTTGATGCCCATTTCACGGCAGGCGCGCTGGATGCGCAGCGCGATTTCACCACGGTTGGCGATCAGAATTTTTTCGAACATGGAATCTCTCCGCGGGCGGGTCCGGTCCTGGCGTGTGGCCGTGCCGAAACCCTTGCTGTCACGTCAAACGACAAGGGCACAGACCTTGGCCGTGCCCTGAATCTCGCGATGTCGTCCGAGCGCTTACTCGATGACGAACAGCGGTTCGCCGTATTCCACCGGCTGGCCGTCTTCCACCAGGAT
This genomic window from Chromobacterium phragmitis contains:
- a CDS encoding DUF3426 domain-containing protein; this encodes MTYTTQCPNCQTRFKVNDSQLAAADGLVRCGRCSHVFKAPDHFVVVRSEPAPAPAPVFEAPPSSRDPVDDFELEVPDFDPQAQPDDVQILPEPAIEPPLSTAPRDIAPEPLQQDVEAFQRALSEAMQNRHVSTPIGNPFDEPPPAAAPAPEPEVFGSRRRADAPAQEPPARPEPEPLFTDADAEEEEEARSHKPAGPWLNGLLATLAVLGLLFLAAQLVYINRTRIAAEVPESRPALENLCAALGCEVPWPTDIARIRTEWSELAFVPDYPNLIQLSATLKNHAQYPQAYPMLEVTLKDGDDQVLIRKVFAPKEYLKPDDLKLGRFNANSEVKVTMRLDAGKVHAMGYSLYWFYP
- the prmA gene encoding 50S ribosomal protein L11 methyltransferase, with product MAWLQATIDSDSAVAERLADALMDAGALSTAIEDAWAGTDKEQPIFGEPGEPVDQLWSQSRIITLFDESADPALLIAAAANACQLAMPTYSVERVEEQDWVRLTQSQFEPIRISDRLWITPTWHEAPAPDAVNLQLDPGLAFGTGSHPTTRLCLQWLDKQLRGDESVLDYGCGSGILAIAALKLGAASAVGIDIDPQAVRASKDNAEQNGVQADFFLPDANPTAQYDVVLANILANPLRMLGDLLASHVKSGGRIVLSGILAEQADELSAIYSQWFEMDPPVFDEGWTRLTGTRRAAV
- the accC gene encoding acetyl-CoA carboxylase biotin carboxylase subunit; this translates as MFEKILIANRGEIALRIQRACREMGIKTVVVHSEADREAKYVKLADESVCIGPAPSAKSYLNVPALIAAAEVTDAQAIHPGYGFLSENADFAERVEQSGFVFIGPRPDTIRTMGDKVSAKHAMIEAGVPCVPGSDGALPDDPAEIVKIAKKIGFPVIIKAAGGGGGRGMRVVHTEGALINSVQMTRTEAGAAFGNPTVYMEKFLELPRHIEIQILADEYGNAIYLGERDCSMQRRHQKIIEEAPAPGITDKQRQKIGEACAEACRRIGYRGAGTFEFLYENGEFYFIEMNTRVQVEHPVTEMITGIDIVQEQIRIAAGEKLRYKQKDIVLAGHAMECRINAEDPFTFVPSPGKIESYHPAGGPGIRIDSHIYQGYTVPSHYDSMVGKLIAYGDTREQAMARMRVALSEMAISGIKTNIPLHQELFLDAAFQRGGTSIHYLEHRLSEKKKGEH